The following are from one region of the Mesorhizobium sp. B2-8-5 genome:
- a CDS encoding MATE family efflux transporter — protein MDDKKPTRRRTGDLTSGPIPRTLLLFALPVLGSNVLQSLNGSINAVWVGRFLGEAALTATSNANLVLFLILGTVFGIGMAATILVAQSVGARDLPEAKRIVGTSATFFFLVSVVFAVCGWVWVDAILTGLGTPADALPLARAYLRIIFVAVPMMNLLSFVMTVLRGAGDSRTPFVFMALAVVLDVVLNPLLIRGIGPFPELGIAGSATSTLIGQTVSVIAILIVLYARKHPLRLAGADLALLRPDPALLRIVVFKGIPMGLQMIVISAAALTVMGIVNSYGSQVAAAYGIAAQLWTYIQMPALAIGAAVSSMAAQNVGAGRWDRIGKVAASGVGFNLVLTGALVALLFVFDRAVLSLFLSNDSAAIDIAAHINRIASWSFILFGITIVLFATVRATGAVMPPLIILIISVLIIRTGFAYSMRSVIGQEALWWSFPAGSIASLVLAAAYYRFGRWRTMHMIEDRPAAGEPPDTGLGVPRQRAQLLPETE, from the coding sequence ATGGATGACAAGAAGCCCACCCGCCGGCGGACCGGCGACCTGACCAGCGGCCCCATTCCGCGCACGCTGCTTCTGTTCGCCCTGCCGGTGCTGGGCTCCAACGTGCTGCAGTCGCTGAACGGCTCGATCAATGCCGTCTGGGTGGGGCGCTTCCTCGGCGAGGCGGCGCTGACGGCGACCTCCAACGCCAATCTGGTGCTGTTCCTGATCCTTGGCACGGTGTTCGGTATCGGCATGGCGGCGACCATTCTGGTCGCGCAGTCCGTCGGCGCCCGCGATCTGCCGGAAGCCAAGCGCATCGTCGGCACCAGCGCCACCTTCTTCTTCCTGGTTTCCGTTGTGTTCGCGGTCTGCGGCTGGGTCTGGGTCGACGCCATCCTCACCGGGCTCGGCACGCCGGCGGATGCCTTGCCGCTGGCGCGCGCCTATCTGCGCATCATCTTTGTCGCTGTGCCGATGATGAACCTTCTGTCCTTCGTCATGACCGTGCTACGCGGAGCCGGCGATTCGCGCACGCCGTTTGTCTTCATGGCGCTGGCGGTCGTTCTCGACGTCGTGCTCAATCCCCTGCTGATCCGCGGCATCGGCCCCTTCCCCGAGCTCGGCATCGCCGGCTCGGCGACTTCGACGCTCATAGGCCAGACGGTCAGCGTGATCGCCATCCTGATCGTGCTCTATGCCCGCAAACACCCGCTGCGGCTGGCGGGCGCCGATCTCGCCTTGCTCAGGCCCGACCCGGCCCTGCTGCGCATCGTCGTCTTCAAGGGTATCCCGATGGGCCTGCAGATGATCGTCATCTCGGCCGCGGCATTGACCGTGATGGGCATCGTCAATTCCTACGGCTCGCAGGTCGCTGCCGCCTACGGCATCGCAGCCCAACTCTGGACCTATATCCAGATGCCGGCTCTGGCGATCGGCGCCGCCGTCTCCTCGATGGCGGCGCAGAATGTCGGCGCCGGGCGCTGGGACCGCATCGGCAAGGTCGCGGCGTCCGGCGTCGGCTTCAACCTGGTGCTGACCGGCGCGCTGGTGGCGCTGCTTTTCGTCTTCGACCGCGCGGTGCTCAGCCTATTCCTCAGCAACGACAGCGCCGCGATCGACATCGCCGCCCACATCAACAGGATAGCGTCCTGGTCATTCATCCTGTTCGGCATCACGATCGTGCTGTTCGCCACGGTGCGCGCCACCGGCGCCGTCATGCCGCCGCTCATCATCCTGATCATCTCGGTGTTGATCATTCGCACCGGCTTTGCCTATTCCATGCGCAGCGTCATCGGCCAGGAGGCGCTGTGGTGGAGCTTTCCGGCGGGCTCGATCGCTTCGCTGGTGCTGGCCGCCGCCTATTATCGCTTCGGCCGCTGGCGCACGATGCATATGATCGAGGATCGGCCGGCCGCGGGCGAGCCGCCCGACACCGGCCTTGGCGTGCCGCGCCAACGCGCGCAGCTCCTGCCGGAGACCGAATAG
- a CDS encoding esterase-like activity of phytase family protein: MKHLNRTVALGAALALFTALTPALADGVAYVNKGLVGIGRIPASQKDKFGETFGSGSGMAIDTKSWVRDGAGYKGSLWLLPDRGYNVVGTTDYRPRLNTISIELAPTAAGAAPAAGQEQSGVKATLADTMLLTDDKGADATGLDPLNGVREAAGDMPILPQADNGKLALDNEAIARLPDGTMFISDEYGPNIYRFSADGHLMSATQPPAALVPMRHGKPNFASDNPGPGAAEPDPKDPETGRQNNQGLEGMSMTPDGKFLIAVLQSAARQDGGDSGSTRQNTRALVYDVSDLAHLKLAHEYVVPLPVFKDAKGKTKVAAQSEIVALSDKSFLMLARDSGNGQGLKGDESLYRKIEIVDLSAATDIANGPFDAADKPVAPKGVLDPSVTPAKLTSFIDINDKGELGRFGLHNGAPNDKDNLSEKWEAMSLVSVLDPKLPDDYFLFVANDNDFLTQDGFQVGASYKAEDGADVDTTFLVYQVTIPGLSGNTVAGQ; the protein is encoded by the coding sequence ATGAAACACCTTAACCGAACCGTCGCGCTCGGCGCGGCGCTTGCCCTGTTCACCGCCCTCACCCCGGCGCTCGCCGATGGCGTCGCCTATGTCAACAAGGGGCTGGTCGGCATCGGCCGCATCCCGGCCAGCCAGAAGGACAAGTTCGGCGAGACCTTCGGTTCGGGCTCCGGCATGGCGATCGACACCAAGTCCTGGGTGCGTGACGGCGCCGGCTACAAGGGCTCGCTGTGGCTGCTGCCGGACCGCGGCTACAATGTCGTCGGCACCACCGATTATCGCCCGCGCCTCAACACCATTTCGATCGAGTTGGCCCCGACCGCCGCCGGCGCGGCGCCCGCCGCCGGACAGGAACAGTCTGGCGTGAAAGCGACGCTCGCCGACACGATGCTGTTGACCGACGACAAGGGCGCCGACGCCACCGGCCTCGATCCGTTGAACGGCGTGCGCGAAGCCGCTGGCGACATGCCGATCCTGCCGCAGGCCGACAACGGCAAGCTGGCGTTGGATAACGAAGCGATCGCACGGCTGCCGGACGGCACCATGTTCATCTCCGACGAATATGGCCCCAACATCTACCGTTTTTCGGCCGACGGCCACCTGATGTCGGCGACGCAACCGCCCGCGGCCCTTGTGCCGATGCGCCACGGCAAGCCGAACTTCGCTTCCGACAATCCCGGCCCGGGCGCCGCCGAGCCCGATCCGAAGGATCCCGAGACCGGCCGCCAGAACAACCAGGGCCTCGAAGGCATGTCGATGACGCCCGACGGCAAGTTTCTGATCGCCGTGCTGCAGTCGGCGGCCCGCCAGGACGGCGGCGATTCCGGCTCGACCCGCCAGAACACCCGCGCGCTGGTCTATGATGTTTCCGACCTCGCCCACCTCAAGCTGGCGCACGAATATGTCGTGCCGCTGCCGGTGTTCAAGGATGCCAAAGGCAAGACCAAGGTGGCCGCGCAGAGCGAGATCGTCGCGCTCTCCGACAAGAGCTTCCTGATGCTGGCGCGCGACTCAGGTAACGGCCAGGGTCTCAAGGGCGACGAGTCGCTCTATCGCAAGATCGAGATCGTCGACCTTTCCGCCGCCACCGATATCGCCAACGGTCCGTTCGACGCGGCCGACAAGCCGGTCGCCCCTAAGGGCGTGCTCGACCCGTCGGTGACGCCGGCCAAGCTCACCTCCTTCATCGACATCAACGACAAGGGCGAGCTCGGCCGCTTCGGCCTGCACAATGGCGCTCCGAACGACAAGGACAACCTTTCGGAGAAGTGGGAGGCGATGTCGCTGGTCTCCGTGCTCGATCCGAAGCTGCCCGACGACTATTTCCTGTTCGTCGCCAACGACAACGACTTCCTCACTCAGGACGGCTTCCAGGTCGGCGCTTCGTACAAGGCCGAGGATGGCGCCGATGTCGACACCACCTTCCTCGTCTATCAGGTGACAATCCCCGGCCTGTCTGGGAACACTGTCGCCGGCCAGTAA
- a CDS encoding LacI family DNA-binding transcriptional regulator has product MASSIHDLARHLNISIGTVSRALNGRADVNADTRRRVLEAAKLLNYAPNQSGRSLRQGATHSVAFMLQPHPGDQQYGEPFFIPFLTGLQARLAESGLDLIVVMGAPGDYQQERLRRVVETRRADAVVLAWTRREDERIDYLTERGFPFATLGRSRSGGKSYPSLDLDFEKAGSDAVDRLVARGHRRIAAIRPALNLNFGYLFLDGYRKALKRHGIEVDPGLIADGFINEAGGYQVTPRVMLSKDRPTAIIFNNDAMALGGCKALAEMGIRPGHDIAVTVIVDTPLCRYFSPTLTAFRPSLEPMGRRLAEMLLASLPAFAGPEGTRIIREVWPLELVVRESD; this is encoded by the coding sequence TTGGCGTCCAGCATCCACGACCTTGCGCGTCACCTGAACATTTCGATCGGCACCGTGTCGCGGGCGCTGAACGGCCGCGCCGACGTCAATGCCGACACCCGCCGGCGCGTGCTGGAAGCCGCCAAGCTGCTGAACTACGCGCCCAACCAGTCCGGCCGCAGCTTGCGGCAAGGCGCCACCCATTCCGTCGCCTTCATGCTGCAGCCGCATCCCGGTGACCAGCAATATGGCGAGCCGTTCTTCATCCCGTTCCTGACCGGCCTGCAGGCGCGGCTGGCCGAAAGCGGGCTCGACCTGATCGTGGTGATGGGCGCGCCTGGTGACTACCAGCAGGAGCGCCTGCGCCGCGTCGTCGAGACCCGCCGCGCCGACGCGGTGGTGCTGGCCTGGACCCGGCGCGAGGACGAACGCATCGACTATCTGACCGAGCGAGGCTTTCCCTTCGCAACGCTCGGCCGCAGCCGCTCGGGCGGCAAGTCCTACCCTTCGCTCGATCTCGATTTCGAGAAGGCGGGCAGCGACGCGGTCGACCGGCTGGTCGCGCGCGGCCATCGTCGCATCGCCGCCATCCGCCCGGCGCTCAACCTCAATTTCGGATATCTCTTCCTCGACGGCTATCGCAAGGCGCTGAAGCGGCACGGCATCGAGGTCGATCCCGGCCTGATCGCCGACGGCTTCATCAACGAGGCCGGCGGCTACCAAGTGACGCCGCGCGTCATGCTCTCCAAGGACCGACCGACGGCAATCATCTTCAACAACGACGCCATGGCGCTCGGCGGCTGCAAGGCACTGGCCGAGATGGGCATCCGGCCGGGCCACGACATCGCCGTGACCGTCATCGTCGACACGCCGCTCTGCCGCTATTTCTCGCCGACCCTGACAGCCTTCCGTCCATCGCTGGAGCCGATGGGCCGGAGGCTGGCCGAGATGCTGCTCGCCTCGCTTCCCGCCTTCGCCGGCCCCGAAGGCACACGCATCATCCGCGAGGTTTGGCCGCTGGAGCTGGTCGTTCGGGAGAGCGATTGA
- a CDS encoding Gfo/Idh/MocA family protein — protein MMKVVLVGCGAMSKHWLDAARRIDGLAIAGLVDLDAERAQARAREYGLSNAVVSTSLDAVLDETKPDAVFDVVVPAARREVALSAFAHHCHLLTEKPLADSPDNARAIIKAARKARRVHAVVQNRRYVANVRRIRRFLDSGAIGAATSIHADFFVAPHFGGFREEMRHVLLLDMAIHTFDAARYMVAGEPASVYCQEWEPANSWYRQGSSASAVFDLGGGKVFTYAGSWCADGFRTSWEGSWRIVAERGSVLWDGHDGLKAEVVASGRDGIIDKTQPIEVPPLDPTDRVDGHLGIIKDFMHAIETGAEPETRGADNIKSLAMVFGAIESAESGRRVAIVKEAQ, from the coding sequence ATGATGAAGGTCGTCCTGGTCGGGTGCGGAGCCATGAGCAAGCACTGGCTCGATGCCGCAAGGCGGATCGACGGGCTCGCCATTGCCGGCCTTGTCGATCTCGATGCCGAACGGGCGCAAGCGAGGGCGCGCGAATACGGGCTGTCCAATGCAGTGGTCAGCACAAGCCTCGACGCCGTTCTCGATGAGACCAAGCCCGACGCCGTATTCGATGTCGTGGTCCCGGCTGCCCGCCGCGAAGTCGCGCTTTCGGCCTTCGCCCATCATTGCCATTTGCTCACCGAAAAGCCGCTGGCCGACAGCCCGGACAATGCGCGCGCCATCATCAAGGCAGCGCGCAAGGCCAGGCGCGTCCATGCCGTCGTCCAGAACCGCCGCTATGTCGCCAATGTCAGGCGCATCCGCCGCTTTCTCGATTCAGGCGCCATCGGCGCGGCGACCAGCATCCATGCCGACTTCTTCGTCGCGCCGCATTTCGGCGGCTTTCGCGAGGAGATGCGCCACGTGCTGCTGCTCGACATGGCGATCCACACCTTCGACGCCGCGCGCTACATGGTCGCCGGCGAACCGGCCAGCGTCTACTGCCAGGAATGGGAGCCGGCCAATTCCTGGTACCGGCAGGGCTCATCGGCGAGCGCCGTCTTCGATCTCGGCGGCGGCAAGGTGTTCACCTATGCCGGCTCGTGGTGCGCGGACGGCTTCCGCACCAGCTGGGAAGGCAGCTGGCGCATCGTCGCCGAGCGCGGCAGCGTGCTGTGGGATGGCCATGACGGGCTCAAGGCGGAGGTGGTTGCGTCCGGCCGCGATGGTATCATCGACAAGACCCAGCCGATCGAAGTACCGCCGCTCGATCCGACCGACCGCGTCGACGGCCATCTCGGCATCATCAAGGATTTCATGCACGCGATCGAGACCGGCGCCGAGCCGGAGACGCGCGGCGCCGACAACATCAAAAGCCTGGCCATGGTCTTCGGCGCGATCGAGAGCGCGGAGAGCGGGCGGCGCGTGGCAATCGTCAAGGAAGCACAATGA
- a CDS encoding sugar phosphate isomerase/epimerase family protein — translation MMANPLLDIRIGTMVRANLDDPGAYVRQILPLGFESIQPFFWQTLGGKDLKRLAGEIREAIGDADVTVSSIGVFGNPLEGGEVDRGVLAAWETVIDNAHLFGTSMVSGFTGRIRGKKLTDSLPRFREVWGPLAERAADKGVRIAFENCAMDGNWASGDWNIAHNPDAWELMFNELPNDNLGLEWEPCHQLVYLIDPIPQIRKWAPRIFHVHGKDATVRWDVIREHGVFGRLPFVQMRTPGFGDSDWARVISELRLAGYKGAIDIEGWHDPVYLGDLEITGQARALDYLKQCRGGPSYLPNPA, via the coding sequence ATGATGGCAAATCCGCTTCTCGACATCAGGATCGGCACCATGGTGCGGGCCAATCTCGACGACCCGGGCGCCTATGTCAGGCAGATCCTGCCGCTCGGCTTCGAGAGCATCCAGCCTTTCTTCTGGCAGACGCTGGGCGGCAAGGACCTGAAGCGCCTGGCGGGCGAAATCCGCGAGGCGATCGGCGATGCCGATGTGACCGTGTCCTCGATCGGGGTGTTCGGCAACCCGCTGGAAGGCGGCGAGGTCGATCGCGGCGTGCTCGCGGCCTGGGAGACCGTCATCGACAATGCGCATCTGTTCGGGACATCCATGGTCAGCGGCTTCACCGGCCGCATCCGCGGCAAGAAGCTGACCGACAGCCTCCCGCGTTTCCGTGAAGTCTGGGGGCCGTTGGCCGAACGCGCCGCCGACAAGGGCGTGCGCATCGCCTTCGAGAATTGCGCGATGGACGGCAACTGGGCGAGCGGCGACTGGAACATCGCCCACAACCCGGATGCCTGGGAGCTGATGTTCAACGAGTTGCCCAACGACAATCTCGGCCTCGAATGGGAGCCGTGCCATCAGCTCGTCTATCTGATCGACCCGATCCCGCAGATCCGCAAATGGGCGCCGCGCATCTTCCACGTCCACGGCAAGGACGCCACCGTGCGCTGGGACGTCATCCGCGAGCACGGCGTGTTCGGCCGCCTGCCGTTCGTGCAGATGCGTACGCCGGGTTTTGGCGACAGCGACTGGGCGCGGGTGATCAGCGAGTTGCGTCTTGCCGGTTACAAGGGCGCCATCGACATCGAGGGCTGGCACGATCCGGTCTATCTCGGCGATCTCGAGATCACCGGCCAGGCGCGCGCGCTCGACTATCTGAAGCAATGCAGGGGAGGGCCCAGCTACCTGCCCAATCCGGCTTGA
- a CDS encoding substrate-binding domain-containing protein yields MSMTTRRTVLRSTVVAAATALCASISTLPAKALDAQWCKDVHIRFFVGGAEGDAFGTIVYNGAKQAAADLGPKVDYIFSQWDVEKMVQQLREAVAVKPQGIAMMGHPGDAAIMPLAEQAHKDGIKMMYQNVPVPKVVEAFGGGYVGAQQEQQGRALGAEAFKLGKLKAGDKAIMIGPFENENRGARERGTVAALKEAGVEVIQLSSPPSGEWASDPNLAIPVITAALLNHPDVKAVGYPGGQMLGNVATYMQAAGRKPGDIFNFGFDTSPQIVEAFKGGWVQLTADQQPFLQGYLPILSLCQQVVLGLAPMNVDTGAGFVTPQNYEIVAELAKQALR; encoded by the coding sequence ATGAGCATGACGACCAGAAGGACTGTTCTGCGCTCGACCGTCGTGGCGGCCGCCACGGCGCTCTGCGCCTCGATCTCCACTTTGCCGGCAAAGGCGCTGGACGCGCAATGGTGCAAGGACGTGCACATCCGCTTCTTCGTCGGCGGCGCCGAGGGCGACGCCTTCGGCACCATCGTCTACAATGGCGCCAAGCAGGCGGCCGCCGATCTCGGGCCGAAGGTCGACTACATCTTCTCGCAATGGGACGTCGAGAAAATGGTGCAGCAATTGCGCGAGGCGGTCGCTGTCAAGCCGCAGGGCATCGCCATGATGGGCCATCCGGGCGATGCCGCGATCATGCCGCTGGCCGAGCAGGCGCATAAGGACGGCATCAAGATGATGTACCAGAACGTGCCGGTGCCGAAGGTGGTGGAAGCGTTCGGCGGCGGCTATGTCGGCGCGCAGCAGGAGCAGCAGGGCCGCGCGCTCGGCGCCGAGGCGTTCAAGCTCGGCAAGCTGAAAGCCGGCGACAAGGCGATCATGATCGGGCCGTTCGAGAATGAAAACCGCGGTGCCCGCGAACGCGGCACGGTGGCTGCCTTGAAGGAGGCGGGCGTCGAGGTGATCCAGCTCTCCTCGCCGCCGAGCGGCGAATGGGCTTCCGATCCCAATCTCGCCATTCCGGTGATCACGGCAGCACTTCTCAACCATCCCGACGTCAAGGCGGTCGGCTATCCCGGCGGACAGATGCTCGGCAATGTCGCCACCTACATGCAGGCGGCGGGGCGAAAGCCAGGCGACATCTTCAATTTCGGCTTCGACACCAGTCCGCAGATCGTCGAAGCCTTCAAGGGCGGCTGGGTGCAACTGACGGCCGACCAGCAGCCGTTCCTGCAAGGCTACCTGCCTATCCTCAGCCTTTGCCAACAGGTCGTGCTGGGACTGGCGCCGATGAATGTCGATACCGGCGCGGGTTTCGTCACGCCGCAGAATTATGAGATCGTCGCCGAGCTCGCCAAGCAGGCGCTGCGTTGA
- a CDS encoding ATP-binding cassette domain-containing protein, which yields MGERIIELRDIKKSYGQVYALGGVNLSVDRGEVVGLIGDNGAGKSTLIKILSGVVKPTSGEILVRGKPVSGWSAARSRDAGIETVFQDRALAVQQTIVRNIFMGRELTSFMGWLKVNKEIEEASRLMREIGFTSKVFTPQSIVGQLSGGERQGVAIARAIYKQAELIILDEPTTALSLTETAKVFHFVRQVRASGRSILFIGHNIHHVFDIADRFVVLDRGKVALSADRSDVKSADDLINFMEDVAHPGGLPGLQEAGEAEQGAR from the coding sequence ATGGGCGAACGCATCATCGAACTGCGCGACATCAAGAAATCCTATGGCCAGGTCTATGCGCTGGGCGGCGTCAATCTCAGCGTCGACCGCGGCGAGGTGGTCGGCCTGATCGGCGACAATGGCGCCGGCAAGTCGACGCTGATCAAGATCCTGTCCGGCGTGGTCAAGCCGACCAGCGGCGAAATCCTGGTGCGCGGCAAGCCGGTCAGCGGATGGAGCGCGGCGCGCTCGCGCGACGCCGGCATCGAGACGGTGTTCCAGGACCGGGCTTTGGCCGTGCAGCAGACGATCGTGCGCAACATCTTCATGGGCCGCGAGCTCACCAGCTTCATGGGCTGGCTGAAGGTCAACAAGGAGATCGAGGAAGCGAGCCGGCTGATGCGCGAGATCGGCTTCACCTCGAAAGTGTTCACGCCGCAGTCGATCGTCGGCCAGCTTTCCGGCGGCGAGCGCCAGGGCGTGGCGATCGCGCGCGCCATCTACAAGCAGGCGGAGCTGATCATCCTCGACGAGCCGACGACGGCGCTGTCGCTGACCGAGACCGCCAAGGTCTTCCACTTCGTGCGCCAGGTGCGGGCGAGCGGCCGCTCGATCCTGTTCATCGGCCACAACATCCACCATGTCTTCGATATCGCCGACCGTTTCGTCGTGCTCGACCGCGGCAAGGTGGCGCTCAGCGCTGACCGTAGCGACGTCAAGTCGGCCGACGACCTCATCAATTTCATGGAAGACGTCGCGCATCCGGGCGGGCTGCCCGGACTGCAGGAAGCCGGCGAAGCGGAGCAGGGAGCGCGATGA
- a CDS encoding ABC transporter permease: MSKAMEPDLQKPLASARGAAVGKEWNHPSDHWLRGFVLDNRASLGTLAVFVVMMAVFIIANPTVFSTWYLYSSVLTTLPVALFVVVPLVFVVTCGEIDLSFPATMGFASWVFALVVQAGYDPFLGIAAALVTGTLLGFLVGSLVVYGGLSSLIATLGMNFLLRGLIQIINEGKSMALTGLADSSAYRIFSSQVWGIPVQIFWAIAFVVFSALLYNRHRFGAQVKVVGDNPDSARQMGIDVKWVRVKVFVFVGIGAAIAGTFSVMINFTWWPTAGDGYLLPVLASVFVGGTPTWGGIGTVVGGAIGAVTVSFIQTGVVAAGLSGFYVQFFNGLIIILSLLGHKWNQARYR; encoded by the coding sequence ATGAGCAAGGCCATGGAACCCGATCTGCAGAAGCCCCTTGCAAGCGCGCGCGGCGCGGCAGTCGGCAAGGAATGGAACCATCCCTCCGATCACTGGCTGCGCGGCTTCGTCCTCGACAACCGTGCATCGCTCGGCACGCTCGCCGTCTTCGTCGTCATGATGGCGGTGTTCATCATCGCCAACCCGACCGTGTTCTCCACCTGGTATCTTTACAGCTCGGTGCTGACGACGCTTCCGGTGGCGCTGTTCGTGGTGGTGCCGCTGGTCTTCGTCGTCACCTGCGGGGAGATCGACCTGTCGTTCCCGGCGACGATGGGTTTTGCCTCCTGGGTCTTCGCGCTGGTCGTGCAGGCCGGCTACGACCCGTTCCTCGGTATCGCGGCGGCGCTCGTCACCGGCACGCTGCTCGGCTTCCTGGTGGGATCGCTGGTCGTCTATGGCGGGCTGTCGTCGCTGATCGCCACGCTCGGCATGAATTTCCTGCTGCGCGGCCTGATCCAGATCATCAACGAGGGCAAGTCGATGGCGCTGACCGGCCTTGCCGACAGCTCGGCCTACAGGATCTTCTCCAGCCAGGTCTGGGGCATCCCTGTGCAGATATTCTGGGCCATCGCCTTCGTTGTGTTTTCGGCGCTGCTCTACAACCGCCATCGCTTCGGCGCGCAGGTCAAGGTGGTCGGCGACAATCCCGACAGCGCCAGGCAGATGGGCATCGACGTCAAATGGGTGCGGGTGAAAGTGTTCGTTTTCGTCGGGATCGGCGCTGCGATCGCCGGCACGTTTTCGGTGATGATCAACTTCACCTGGTGGCCGACGGCGGGCGACGGCTATCTGTTGCCGGTGCTCGCCTCGGTGTTCGTCGGCGGCACGCCGACCTGGGGCGGCATCGGCACTGTGGTTGGCGGCGCGATCGGCGCGGTCACCGTGTCGTTCATCCAGACCGGCGTGGTGGCGGCGGGCTTGAGCGGCTTCTACGTCCAGTTCTTCAACGGGCTGATCATCATCCTGTCGCTGCTCGGCCATAAGTGGAACCAGGCGCGGTATCGGTAG